A genome region from Geminicoccus roseus DSM 18922 includes the following:
- a CDS encoding efflux RND transporter permease subunit, translating to MSLSDISIRRPVFATVMSLVILLIGLMAYSRLTVREYPKIDEPVVSVSTTYKGASSEIIESQVTRTLEESLAGIEGIDVMTSISRPEESQVNIRFRINRDPDAAAADVRDRVGRARDVLPDEVDEPVIAKVEADSQPVMYLAFASDRHNAMEVTDFADRVVKDRLQNLPGVAEIQIYGEREQAMRIWLDRLRLAAFNLTPQDVEAALRQQNVEVPAGRIEGLDREFTVLSETDLRTPEQFNDLIIRDTGGYLVRLKDVGRAEIGALDERIIARFNGNPAVAIGVIKQSTANPLDVSTEVKKALPQIETALPLGMKVDVAYDSSIFIATSIDNVFEAIGEAIVLVVIVIFVFLRSFRATLVPIVTIPVSLVGAFIFMWALDFSINTLTLLALVLAVGLVVDDAIVMLENISRHVEDGMKPFQAALVGAKEIQFAIIAMTITLVAVYAPIAFQTGRTGRLFIEFALSLACAVLVSGFIALTLSPMMCSLLLKHQERHNVLYRVIERALVGLTNGYRRSLRFVLTVPAAVILSGLLVAGSAWFLLRALPSELSPSEDRGTIISIGIAPEGSTVDFTDRYVREMEKIFSGTDYMDRFFTVVGFPAVTQGLGFVGLVDWEERPVSQQEIAAGMGPKLFGIPALLAFAVNPPSLGQSPIDKPIEFVLQTSSPYEVLQEAVTAMLGAIQAEEPRLVNVDSDLKLNKPQIKFEIDREKAALMGLDVDTIGRTVETMLGGRQVTRFKREGKQYEVVVQVEDADRSSRRDLEQIYVRGGSGQMIPLASLVTSQETVAPKELNHFNKLRSASITATLAPGFTTGQALDFLEATFERLQDEGRIPQTVIYDLSGETREFREATGGLYVTFLLALAFIYLVLAAQFESWIDPFVIMLTVPLSMTGALLALKLTGGSINVYSQIGLVTLVGLITKHGILIVEFTNQLRERGRELRDAVVEASVLRLRPILMTTGAMVLGSVPLALAEGAGAESRQAIGWVIVGGLTLGTFFTLFVVPVAYTLLSRRHRPSHAEPQAVHPQPAE from the coding sequence ATGTCGCTGTCCGACATCTCGATCCGCCGGCCGGTGTTCGCCACAGTGATGAGCCTGGTGATCCTGCTGATCGGCCTCATGGCCTATTCGCGCCTGACCGTGCGCGAGTACCCCAAGATCGACGAGCCGGTGGTCTCGGTATCGACCACCTACAAGGGCGCCTCCTCGGAGATCATCGAGAGCCAGGTCACCCGCACCCTGGAGGAGAGCCTGGCCGGGATCGAGGGCATCGACGTGATGACCTCGATCAGCCGGCCCGAGGAATCCCAGGTCAACATCCGCTTCCGAATCAACCGCGACCCGGATGCCGCGGCCGCGGACGTGCGCGACCGGGTCGGCCGGGCGCGCGACGTCCTGCCCGACGAGGTCGACGAGCCGGTGATCGCCAAGGTCGAGGCAGACAGCCAGCCGGTGATGTACCTGGCGTTCGCCTCCGACCGGCACAACGCCATGGAGGTCACCGACTTCGCCGACCGGGTGGTCAAGGACCGGCTGCAGAACCTGCCAGGCGTGGCCGAGATCCAGATCTATGGCGAGCGCGAGCAGGCGATGCGGATCTGGCTGGACCGGCTGCGCCTGGCCGCGTTCAACCTGACCCCGCAGGACGTGGAAGCCGCCCTGCGCCAGCAGAACGTCGAGGTGCCGGCCGGGCGGATCGAGGGGCTGGACCGCGAGTTCACCGTGCTCTCCGAGACCGACCTGCGCACCCCTGAGCAGTTCAACGACCTGATCATCCGCGACACCGGCGGCTATCTCGTGCGGCTGAAGGACGTGGGCCGGGCCGAGATCGGCGCGCTCGACGAGCGGATCATCGCCCGGTTCAACGGCAATCCGGCGGTCGCGATCGGGGTGATCAAGCAGTCCACCGCCAACCCGCTCGACGTCAGCACCGAGGTCAAGAAGGCGCTGCCGCAGATCGAGACGGCGCTGCCGCTCGGCATGAAGGTCGATGTCGCCTACGACAGCTCGATCTTCATCGCGACCTCGATCGACAACGTGTTCGAGGCGATCGGCGAGGCGATCGTCCTGGTGGTGATCGTGATCTTCGTGTTCCTGCGCAGCTTCCGGGCGACGCTGGTGCCGATCGTGACGATCCCGGTCTCGCTGGTGGGCGCCTTCATCTTCATGTGGGCGCTCGATTTCTCCATCAACACGCTGACCCTCCTGGCCCTCGTGCTGGCGGTGGGCCTGGTGGTCGACGACGCCATCGTGATGCTGGAGAACATCAGCCGGCATGTCGAGGACGGCATGAAGCCGTTCCAGGCGGCCCTGGTGGGGGCCAAGGAGATCCAGTTCGCGATCATCGCGATGACGATCACCCTGGTGGCCGTGTACGCGCCGATCGCCTTCCAGACCGGGCGCACCGGCCGGCTGTTCATCGAGTTCGCGCTGAGCCTGGCCTGCGCGGTGCTGGTGTCCGGGTTCATCGCCCTGACCCTGTCGCCGATGATGTGCTCGCTGCTGCTCAAGCACCAGGAGCGCCACAACGTCCTGTACCGCGTCATCGAGCGGGCGCTGGTCGGGCTTACCAACGGCTACCGGCGCAGCCTGCGCTTCGTGCTGACCGTGCCGGCGGCGGTGATCCTGTCGGGCCTGCTGGTGGCGGGCTCCGCCTGGTTCCTCCTGCGCGCCCTGCCGTCCGAGCTGTCGCCCAGCGAGGACCGCGGCACCATCATCTCGATCGGCATCGCGCCCGAGGGCAGCACGGTCGACTTCACCGACCGCTACGTGCGCGAGATGGAGAAGATCTTTTCCGGTACCGACTACATGGACCGGTTCTTCACCGTGGTGGGGTTCCCGGCGGTGACCCAGGGGCTGGGTTTCGTCGGCCTGGTCGACTGGGAGGAGCGGCCGGTCAGCCAGCAGGAGATCGCGGCCGGCATGGGGCCGAAGCTGTTCGGCATCCCGGCCCTGCTGGCGTTCGCGGTGAACCCGCCCTCGCTTGGGCAGAGCCCGATCGACAAGCCGATCGAGTTCGTGCTGCAGACTTCCAGCCCCTATGAGGTGCTGCAGGAGGCGGTGACGGCCATGCTCGGCGCGATCCAGGCGGAGGAGCCGCGCCTGGTGAACGTCGACAGCGACCTTAAGCTCAACAAGCCGCAGATCAAGTTCGAGATCGACCGCGAGAAGGCGGCCCTGATGGGCCTGGACGTCGACACGATCGGGCGCACCGTGGAAACCATGCTGGGCGGCCGGCAGGTCACCCGGTTCAAGCGCGAGGGCAAGCAGTACGAGGTGGTGGTGCAGGTCGAGGACGCCGACCGCAGCTCGCGGCGCGACCTCGAGCAGATCTACGTGCGCGGCGGCTCCGGCCAGATGATCCCGCTGGCCAGCCTGGTGACCAGCCAGGAGACGGTGGCGCCCAAGGAGCTCAACCACTTCAACAAGCTGCGCTCGGCCTCGATCACCGCGACCCTGGCGCCGGGCTTCACCACCGGGCAGGCGCTGGACTTCCTGGAGGCCACGTTCGAGCGCCTGCAGGACGAGGGGCGGATCCCGCAGACGGTGATCTACGACCTGAGCGGCGAGACCCGCGAGTTCCGCGAGGCGACCGGCGGGCTGTACGTGACCTTCCTGCTCGCCCTGGCGTTCATCTATCTGGTGCTGGCGGCGCAGTTCGAGAGCTGGATCGACCCGTTCGTGATCATGCTCACCGTGCCCCTGTCGATGACCGGGGCGCTGCTGGCGCTCAAGCTCACCGGCGGCTCGATCAACGTCTACAGCCAGATCGGGCTGGTGACGCTGGTGGGCCTGATCACCAAGCACGGCATCCTGATCGTGGAGTTCACCAACCAGCTGCGCGAGCGGGGCAGGGAGCTGCGGGACGCGGTGGTGGAGGCGTCGGTGCTGCGCCTGCGCCCGATCCTGATGACCACCGGCGCCATGGTGCTGGGCTCGGTGCCGCTGGCCCTGGCGGAGGGTGCTGGGGCGGAGAGCCGCCAGGCGATCGGCTGGGTGATCGTGGGCGGACTGACGCTCGGCACCTTCTTCACCCTGTTCGTGGTGCCGGTCGCCTACACGCTGCTCTCGCGCCGCCACCGGCCGAGCCATGCCGAGCCGCAGGCCGTCCACCCGCAGCCGGCGGAGTGA
- a CDS encoding efflux RND transporter periplasmic adaptor subunit produces MLRNIVAILVVLLIAAGAGGAYWWFVMRPQMAAQGGGGGPPAGFAMPVEAAEVKIAPAATTTDAVGSLRSTESVLLKPEVSGRIVNINFDEGQRVRKGTVLIELDRSIEEAELEQARAELELAQSEYERQQTLRERNNVSQAALDQAKARLATATAEIALAEARLAKRTLLAPFDARAGLRRVSPGAFVETGTPLVNLEDIDPLKLDFRVPERFLPTVQIGQAIEVQVDAFPNQEFQGEVAAIDPQIDEAGRSLVVRAVVQNEDDRLRPGLFARVTLTLASREDAIWIDEAAIVPMGDQATVFKLVEDGEGKTTAKSQPVRLGLRQPGLVEVVEGLEAGDRVVTAGVLKIGDGSPVQVVPSPGEGQASPPAGEAGAEQEPAAAAG; encoded by the coding sequence GTGTTGCGCAATATCGTGGCCATCCTGGTCGTGCTGCTGATCGCCGCCGGTGCAGGTGGTGCGTACTGGTGGTTCGTCATGCGGCCGCAGATGGCGGCCCAGGGCGGCGGGGGCGGCCCGCCGGCCGGCTTCGCCATGCCGGTGGAAGCCGCCGAGGTGAAGATCGCCCCGGCCGCGACCACCACCGACGCGGTGGGTTCGTTGCGCTCCACCGAATCGGTGCTGCTCAAGCCCGAGGTGAGCGGGCGCATCGTCAACATCAATTTCGACGAGGGCCAGCGTGTCCGGAAGGGCACGGTGCTGATCGAGCTCGACCGCAGCATCGAGGAGGCCGAGCTGGAACAGGCCCGCGCCGAACTGGAGCTGGCCCAGTCGGAGTACGAGCGCCAGCAGACCCTGCGTGAGCGGAACAACGTCTCCCAGGCAGCCCTGGACCAGGCCAAGGCGCGGCTGGCCACCGCCACGGCGGAGATCGCGCTGGCCGAGGCCAGGCTCGCCAAGCGCACCCTCCTGGCCCCGTTCGACGCCCGGGCCGGCCTGCGCCGGGTCAGCCCCGGGGCCTTCGTCGAGACAGGCACGCCGCTGGTGAACCTGGAGGACATCGACCCGCTCAAGCTCGACTTCCGGGTGCCCGAACGGTTCCTGCCGACGGTGCAGATCGGCCAGGCCATCGAGGTTCAGGTCGACGCGTTCCCCAACCAGGAGTTCCAGGGCGAGGTCGCGGCGATCGACCCGCAGATCGACGAGGCCGGCCGTTCGCTGGTGGTCCGGGCGGTGGTCCAGAACGAGGATGACCGCCTGCGGCCCGGCCTGTTCGCCCGGGTGACGCTCACCCTGGCCAGCCGGGAGGACGCCATCTGGATCGACGAGGCGGCGATCGTGCCGATGGGCGACCAGGCCACGGTGTTCAAGCTGGTCGAGGACGGCGAGGGCAAGACCACGGCGAAGTCGCAGCCGGTGCGGCTGGGGCTGCGCCAGCCGGGCCTGGTGGAGGTCGTGGAGGGCCTGGAGGCCGGGGACCGGGTGGTGACCGCCGGCGTGCTCAAGATCGGCGACGGCTCGCCCGTCCAAGTGGTGCCGTCGCCGGGCGAGGGCCAGGCCTCGCCGCCCGCCGGCGAGGCGGGCGCCGAGCAGGAACCCGCCGCCGCCGCGGGCTGA
- the rho gene encoding transcription termination factor Rho, which yields MNLTELKRRSPAELLTYAEELGIDQPSALKKGDLIFAVLKRLAETDMAITGEGVIEILQDGFGFLRSPDVNYVAGPDDVYVSPSQIRRFGLRTGDVVHGLVRAPKEGERYFALLRANTINFEEPEKARHRVHFENLTPYYPTEKMKLEIVGQKDMSTRIIDMTTPLGKGQRGLIVAPPRVGKTVLMQNIAHAIMANHPEVFLIVLLIDERPEEVTDMQRTVRGEVVSSTFDEPATRHVQVAEMVIEKAKRLVEMGKDVVILLDSITRLARAYNTVVPSSGKVLTGGVDANALQRPKRFFGAARNIEAGGSLTIIATALIDTGSRMDEVIFEEFKGTGNSEIVLDRRIADKRVFPTMDVQKSGTRKEELLVDRATLQRMWVLRRILSPMGTVDAIEFLIDKMKHAKTNDDFWNTMN from the coding sequence ATCAACCTGACCGAGCTGAAGCGCCGCTCCCCGGCCGAACTGCTGACCTATGCCGAGGAACTCGGCATCGACCAGCCGAGCGCGCTCAAGAAGGGCGACCTGATCTTCGCCGTGCTCAAGCGCCTGGCCGAAACGGACATGGCGATCACCGGCGAGGGCGTGATCGAGATCCTGCAGGACGGCTTCGGCTTCCTGCGCTCGCCGGACGTGAACTACGTGGCCGGCCCGGACGACGTGTACGTGTCGCCGTCGCAGATCCGCCGCTTCGGCCTGCGCACCGGCGACGTGGTGCACGGCCTGGTGCGGGCGCCCAAGGAGGGCGAGCGCTATTTCGCGCTGCTGCGCGCCAACACCATCAATTTCGAGGAGCCGGAGAAGGCGCGCCACCGGGTGCACTTCGAGAACCTCACGCCCTACTACCCGACCGAGAAGATGAAGCTCGAGATCGTCGGGCAGAAGGACATGAGCACCCGGATCATCGACATGACCACGCCGCTCGGCAAAGGGCAGCGCGGCCTGATCGTTGCCCCGCCGCGTGTCGGCAAGACCGTGCTGATGCAGAACATCGCGCACGCGATCATGGCCAACCATCCCGAGGTGTTCCTGATCGTCCTGCTGATCGACGAGCGGCCCGAGGAAGTCACCGACATGCAGCGCACCGTGCGCGGCGAGGTGGTGTCCTCGACCTTCGACGAGCCGGCCACGCGCCACGTCCAGGTCGCCGAGATGGTGATCGAGAAGGCCAAGCGGCTGGTCGAGATGGGCAAGGACGTGGTGATCCTCCTGGACTCGATCACCCGCCTGGCGCGCGCCTACAACACGGTGGTGCCCTCGTCGGGCAAGGTGCTGACCGGCGGCGTGGACGCCAACGCCCTGCAGCGGCCCAAGCGCTTCTTCGGTGCGGCGCGCAACATCGAGGCGGGCGGCTCGCTCACCATCATCGCCACCGCGCTGATCGACACCGGCTCGCGCATGGACGAGGTGATCTTCGAGGAGTTCAAGGGCACGGGCAATTCCGAGATCGTGCTGGACCGCCGGATCGCCGACAAGCGGGTGTTCCCGACCATGGACGTGCAGAAGTCCGGTACCCGCAAGGAAGAACTGCTGGTCGACCGGGCCACGCTGCAGCGGATGTGGGTGCTGCGCCGCATCCTCAGCCCGATGGGCACGGTCGACGCGATCGAGTTCTTGATCGACAAGATGAAACACGCGAAAACCAACGACGATTTTTGGAACACCATGAACTGA
- the hemJ gene encoding protoporphyrinogen oxidase HemJ, with the protein MSDWSLWLKSLHIMAFAAWMAAMWYLPRLMVYHADKVAGGDSSETFKIMERRLLKGIATPAMILTIVFGLWLAYLQNQLGDGWLHAKLLLVFFMAGCHGVLAAHVKKFARDERPKPARFYRVINEVPTLLFVGIVLLVILKPF; encoded by the coding sequence TTGAGCGACTGGTCGCTCTGGCTGAAATCCCTACACATCATGGCATTCGCCGCATGGATGGCGGCGATGTGGTATCTGCCACGCCTGATGGTGTATCATGCCGACAAAGTCGCCGGCGGCGATTCGTCGGAGACGTTCAAGATCATGGAGCGGCGCCTCCTCAAGGGAATTGCCACCCCTGCCATGATCTTGACCATCGTCTTCGGCCTGTGGCTCGCCTACCTGCAGAACCAGCTGGGTGATGGCTGGCTGCATGCGAAACTGCTCTTGGTCTTCTTCATGGCCGGCTGCCACGGTGTGCTGGCGGCCCATGTGAAGAAGTTCGCCCGGGACGAGCGACCCAAGCCCGCCCGATTCTACCGGGTGATCAACGAGGTGCCGACGTTGCTCTTCGTCGGCATTGTTCTCCTCGTGATCCTCAAGCCCTTCTGA